In the genome of Coturnix japonica isolate 7356 chromosome 19, Coturnix japonica 2.1, whole genome shotgun sequence, one region contains:
- the LOC107322625 gene encoding C-C motif chemokine 4-like encodes MKLSAAVFALLLIASSCSRASSAPVGPDVPTCCTTYITHKIPRNLIRSHFSTSTSCSQPAIIFITKKKRAVCANPSDPWVQSYLRSIKQD; translated from the exons ATGAAGCTCTCTGCGGCTGTTTTTGCTCTTCTCCTAATTGCATCCTCCTGCTCTCGAGCCTCCTCTGCCCCAG TGGGACCCGACGTCCCGACCTGCTGCACCACTTACATAACACACAAGATCCCACGGAACCTCATCCGGAGTCACttcagcaccagcaccagctgctcacagccagccATCAT CTTCATCACAAAGAAGAAGCGCGCAGTCTGTGCCAACCCCAGTGACCCCTGGGTGCAGAGCTACCTGCGGAGCATCAAGCAGGACTGA